One window of Populus nigra chromosome 5, ddPopNigr1.1, whole genome shotgun sequence genomic DNA carries:
- the LOC133694658 gene encoding uncharacterized protein LOC133694658 isoform X1, producing the protein MTEGRCHRRKKMMGRGPDGGCGTGERSCRPISRVPASNSLMKESEIPQPKVKKSNPLEVDFFSQAHKVLSVRSPFDAAGNASGSGVSSFPSASTLPSRLASLLRQSNGSTKRHKRSHSGADKKSSSRASDGSKRGNIWVETEDYFRELTLPDIDDLFELSSLFNSLGYSKCFYIPYIGNEKIERIETIVTNVKTGENVNGKFEESETNEQTDTRANVENANGNFEMDCMGGNGNGNGLVLKDEVNQEDEQLMEIDVVTQSDGAVCFPQEKAKTCSVSDLSSSVEWLLGCRNRDILTSEKPSKKRKLLGSDAGLEKVLVGCPCEGNLSLCDFCCKSEMGNDSNRLIVCSSCKVAVHLKCYGVQGDVNESWLCSWCRQKSDGSDLAKQSCVLCPKQGGALKPVDVDNGKPVLDFVHLFCSQWTPEVYIEDLAKMEPIMNVSGIKETRRKLVCNVCKVKCGTCVRCSHGTCRTAFHPICAREARHRMEVWGKYGTDNVELRAFCSKHTELPNDRDTHQLGEAFVSASHDCSVASHNPSMLQMDKQRKLNIGQNGDKLAVHTETSDTNSGKPGDGELWEIGLFDSRSNAEPLSESGDVDKLIDIGIFERGGYEGASTDSRNLLLILKKLIDQGKVNAEELAMEIGTSPDLINSTLAEVNLVPDFQSKLVKWFQNHVYVASQRKYLKVKLKSMIFPKAEIVTADHSDGITISETDITDAVAVKSVPPRRRTKSNIRVLRDNGVICSHEDFSDNSMLMEDMKVVSQLRGEEPEKSSEASFPDVSEKIPDAFQDSSVVHLPKSEGSSDNVSGGSLSEKIKAVHAAIPEKSNSINTDGGVPLYSDVNLVIPNFIKPEEYSNFYVHSCVHEKLSHIQIGMLLQKGISELEGSKDREISHLEASSNPSVFCNHQNKHSKCNDLISNSSEVNFEQLAKAKKLGILKLSPVDEVEGEIIYFQKRLLGNAVARKHFTDNLISKVARHLPQEIDAARGKRWDEVLVSQYLCDVREAKKRGRKERRHKEAQAVLAAATAAAAASSRSSSFRKDAFDESACQEKYNTASVRAGISSLLMPRPKEMLSRVAIPRISLEKYSDFVQSVSGFSKDHPRSCDICRRFETILNHILVCSGCKVEVHLDCYRCGKESNGPWHCELCEELLSSRCSGAPVNFWDRANSAECGLCGGITGAFRKSTDGRWVHAFCAEWVFEPTFRRGQVNPVEGMETIAKEINICCVCRHRHGVCIKCSAGHCQTTFHPTCARSAGFYMNVKTLNGKMQHMAYCEKHSLEQKAKTGTQKHGEEEIKSMRQVRGQLERLRLLCERIVRREKIKRELVLCSHSMLACKRDQVAPSVLVSSPFFPTDVSSESATTSLKGNTDGYKSCGDAVQRSDDVTVDSTISVKHRIKVTLTMDTDQKTDDSSTSQNQFTPKPSERMPFAGKQIPQRPSASYNILEEGEWSSKSKHYETFEKELVMTSDEASMKNQKLPKGYFYIPVDCLPKEKQINQDACSGEPLEHDR; encoded by the exons ATGACCGAAGGCCGATGCCACCGGCGAAAGAAGATGATGGGTAGGGGTCCTGACGGAGGTTGCGGCACTGGCGAGAGGTCTTGCCGTCCAATTTCTAGGGTTCCGGCATCCAATTCCCTCATGAAGGAGTCTGAAATACCTCAACCAAAAGTAAAGAAATCGAATCCACTCGAGGTTGATTTCTTCTCCCAAGCTCACAAGGTCTTAAGTGTGCGCTCGCCATTTGATGCTGCAGGGAATGCGTCTGGTTCTGGTGTTTCGAGTTTTCCAAGTGCGTCTACTTTGCCAAGCAGGTTGGCTAGTTTGTTGAGGCAATCAAATGGGAGTACAAAGAGACATAAAAGGTCTCATTCTGGAGCGGATAAGAAGTCTTCTTCGCGGGCAAGTGACGGGTCTAAAAGAGGGAATATTTGGGTTGAGACTGAAGATTACTTTAGGGAATTGACATTGCCTGATATTGATGATTTGTTTGAGTtatcttctttatttaattctttaggTTATAGTAAGTGTTTTTACATTCCATATATTGGAAATGAGAAAATTGAGAGAATCGAGACCATTGTGACAAATGTGAAAACTGGGGAAAATGTGAATGGGAAGTTTGAAGAAAGCGAGACTAATGAACAAACTGACACAAGGGCCAATGTGGAGAATGCAAATGGTAACTTTGAAATGGATTGTATGGGtggaaatggaaatggaaatggaCTCGTCTTGAAAGACGAAGTCAATCAAGAGGATGAGCAGTTAATGGAAATCGACGTTGTGACTCAAAGTGATGGAGCTGTGTGTTTTCCCCAGGAGAAAGCAAAGACGTGCTCTGTTTCTGATTTGTCTAGCAGTGTAGAGTGGCTTTTAGGTTGTAGAAATAGGGATATATTGACCTCTGAAAAGCCTTCCAAGAAGCGGAAACTTTTAGGCAGTGATGCAGGGTTGGAGAAGGTTTTGGTTGGTTGTCCTTGTGAAGGAAACTTGTCATTATGTGATTTTTGCTGCAAGAGCGAGATGGGTAATGATTCAAACCGGTTGATTGTTTGCTCTTCTTGCAAGGTTGCAGTTCATCTTAAGTGTTACGGTGTGCAAGGAGATGTAAACGAGTCGTGGTTGTGTTCCTGGTGCAGGCAGAAGAGTGATGGCAGTGATTTAGCGAAGCAGTCTTGTGTACTTTGTCCGAAGCAGGGTGGTGCTTTGAAACCTGTTGATGTAGACAATGGTAAGCCTGTTCTGGATTTTGTGCACTTGTTTTGTTCCCAGTGGACGCCTGAGGTCTATATAGAGGACTTAGCAAAGATGGAGCCAATTATGAATGTGAGTGGAATTAAGGAAACCCGAAGAAAATTAGTGTGTAATGTATGCAAGGTGAAGTGTGGTACCTGTGTTCGGTGCAGTCATG GAACTTGTAGAACTGCTTTCCATCCTATATGTGCAAGGGAAGCAAGACATAGGATGGAGGTCTGGGGGAAATATGGTACTGATAAT GTTGAATTACGAGCCTTTTGCTCAAAGCACACTGAACTCCCTAATGATAGGGATACCCATCAATTAGGAGAGGCTTTTGTGTCTGCCAGCCATGACTGCTCTGTTGCCAGCCATAATCCATCAATGTTGCAAATGGACAAACAGCGTAAGTTAAATATTGGCCAAAATGGAGACAAACTTGCAGTCCACACAGAAACTTCTGATACTAATTCTGGTAAACCTGGTGATGGTGAGTTATGGGAAATAGGATTGTTTGATTCCAGATCAAATGCTGAACCTTTGTCAGAATCTGGGGATGTGGACAAACTCATTGATATAGGGATATTTGAGAGAGGTGGCTATGAGGGTGCTAGCACCGACTCCCGAAATCTTTTGCTGATTTTGAAGAAG TTAATTGACCAAGGAAAAGTCAATGCTGAAGAGTTGGCAATGGAAATCGGCACGTCACCTGATTTGATAAATTCAACATTGGCT GAAGTTAATTTGGTCCCTGATTTTCAGTCCAAATTAGTCAAGTGGTTTCAGAATCATGTTTACGTGGCCAGTCAACGTAAATATTTGAAAGTTAAACTAAAATCCATGATTTTCCCAAAGGCTGAGATTGTAACAGCAGACCATTCTGATGGTATAACTATATCTGAGACTGATATTACAGATGCTGTTGCTGTTAAATCAGTTCCCCCTCGGAGAAGAACCAAAAGTAACATTAGAGTTTTGAGGGATAATGGAGTAATTTGCTCACACGAGGATTTTAGTGACAACAGTATGCTAATGGAAGATATGAAAGTTGTCAGTCAACTGAGAGGTGAAGAACCTGAAAAATCTAGTGAAGCATCCTTCCCTGATGTATCTGAAAAG ATCCCTGATGCGTTTCAAGACTCTTCAGTGGTGCATTTGCCTAAAAGTGAAG GCAGTTCAGATAATGTCTCAGGTGGGAGCCTTTCTGAAAAAATCAAGGCAGTTCATGCAGCTATTCCAGAGAAGAGCAATTCAATTAACACAGATGGGGGAGTTCCTCTTTATTCAGATGTTAATTTAGTCATCCCTaatttcat AAAACCAGAAGaatattctaatttttatgTCCATTCATGTGTCCATGAGAAGCTGTCACATATACAAATTGGAATGCTTTTACAGAAAGGAATTTCTGAACTTGAAG GTTCAAAAGACAGAGAAATCTCTCATTTGGAGGCCTCTTCCAATCCCAGTGTCTTCTGTAATCATCAGAATAAACACTCAAAATGCAATGACTTGATCTCTAATTCCAGTGAAGTAAATTTTGAGCAGTTGGCTAAGGCTAAGAAACTGGGAATTCTCAAACTGTCTCCGGTGGATGAAGTGGAAggagaaattatttattttcagaagAGGCTACTTGGCAATGCAGTTGCAAGGAAGCACTTCACTG ATAATTTAATATCTAAGGTTGCCAGGCATCTACCCCAGGAGATAGATGCAGCTAGGGGGAAAAGGTGGGATGAAGTGCTTGTTAGCCAATATCTTTGTGATGTTAGAGAAGCAAAGAAGCGGGGCAGGAAAGAAAGAAGGCACAAGGAAGCCCAGGCTGTTCTAGCTGCTGCaactgcagcagcagcagcttcttcTCGGTCTTCATCATTTAGGAAAGATGCCTTTGATGAATCTGCCTGTCAGGAG AAATATAACACTGCTAGTGTGAGGGCTGGCATTTCTTCTCTGTTGATGCCACGTCCAAAAGAAATGCTTTCAAGGGTGGCAATTCCAAGGATTTCATTAGAGAAGTACTCTGATTTTGTTCAGTCAGTTTCAGGTTTTTCTAAAGATCATCCTAGATCATGTGACATATGCAGACGATTTGAGACAATACTGAACCACATCCTAGTCTGCTCTGGCTGCAAG GTTGAGGTTCACTTGGATTGCTATCGTTGTGGGAAGGAATCTAATGGTCCATGGCATTGTGAATTATGTGAAGAATTATTGTCATCTAGATGCTCTGGAGCTCCTGTCAATTTCTGGGACAGGGCAAATAGTGCGGAATGTGGTTTATGTGGTGGTATTACTGGTGCTTTCAGGAAATCTACTGATGGTAGATGGGTTCATGCCTTTTGTGCAGAG tgGGTCTTTGAACCAACATTCAGAAGGGGACAAGTAAATCCTGTTGAAGGAATG GAAACGATTGCAAAGGAGATTAACATTTGTTGTGTCTGCCGTCATAGACATGGTGTCTGCATAAAA TGTAGCGCTGGTCACTGTCAGACCACATTTCATCCAACTTGTGCTAGAAGTGCGGGTTTTTACATGAATGTTAAGACACTTAATGGCAAGATGCAGCACATGGCATATTGTGAAAAGCATAGCTTGGAGCAGAAGGCAAAG ACTGGAACTCAAAAACATGGAGAAGAGGAGATAAAGAGCATGAGGCAAGTCAGG gGTCAACTGGAGAGATTGCGTCTTCTTTGTGAAAGAATTGTTAGACGTGAAAAAATAAAG CGGGAGTTGGTTCTATGCTCACACAGCATGCTTGCTTGCAAACGAGACCAAGTTGCTCCATCGGTGCTTGTTAGCAGTCCCTTTTTCCCTACAGATGTTAGTTCAGAATCAGCTACAACATCCCTCAAAGGGAATACAGATGGGTACAAGTCATGTGGTGATGCTGTCCAAAGGTCAGATGATGTCACAGTAGACAGCACCATTTCTGTCAAGCACAGAATTAAGGTGACTTTGACCATGGACACTGACCAAAAGACAGATGACagctccacatctcaaaaccaatTTACTCCAAAACCTTCAGAGAGGATGCCTTTTGCTGGGAAGCAAATACCTCAAAGACCTTCTGCATCTTATAATATTTTGGAAGAGGGAGAATGGAGCTCAAAATCAAAG CATTATGAGACTTTTGAGAAAGAGTTGGTAATGACTTCAGATGAAGCATCGATGAAGAACCAGAAATTACCTAAAGGATATTTCTATATTCCTGTTGATTGCCTTCCAAAGGAGAAGCAGATCAATCAGGATGCTTGTTCTGGTGAACCCTTGGAACATGATAGGTAG
- the LOC133694658 gene encoding uncharacterized protein LOC133694658 isoform X4 gives MTEGRCHRRKKMMGRGPDGGCGTGERSCRPISRVPASNSLMKESEIPQPKVKKSNPLEVDFFSQAHKVLSVRSPFDAAGNASGSGVSSFPSASTLPSRLASLLRQSNGSTKRHKRSHSGADKKSSSRASDGSKRGNIWVETEDYFRELTLPDIDDLFELSSLFNSLGYSKCFYIPYIGNEKIERIETIVTNVKTGENVNGKFEESETNEQTDTRANVENANGNFEMDCMGGNGNGNGLVLKDEVNQEDEQLMEIDVVTQSDGAVCFPQEKAKTCSVSDLSSSVEWLLGCRNRDILTSEKPSKKRKLLGSDAGLEKVLVGCPCEGNLSLCDFCCKSEMGNDSNRLIVCSSCKVAVHLKCYGVQGDVNESWLCSWCRQKSDGSDLAKQSCVLCPKQGGALKPVDVDNGKPVLDFVHLFCSQWTPEVYIEDLAKMEPIMNVSGIKETRRKLVCNVCKVKCGTCVRCSHGTCRTAFHPICAREARHRMEVWGKYGTDNVELRAFCSKHTELPNDRDTHQLGEAFVSASHDCSVASHNPSMLQMDKQRKLNIGQNGDKLAVHTETSDTNSGKPGDGELWEIGLFDSRSNAEPLSESGDVDKLIDIGIFERGGYEGASTDSRNLLLILKKLIDQGKVNAEELAMEIGTSPDLINSTLAEVNLVPDFQSKLVKWFQNHVYVASQRKYLKVKLKSMIFPKAEIVTADHSDGITISETDITDAVAVKSVPPRRRTKSNIRVLRDNGVICSHEDFSDNSMLMEDMKVVSQLRGEEPEKSSEASFPDVSEKIPDAFQDSSVVHLPKSEGSSDNVSGGSLSEKIKAVHAAIPEKSNSINTDGGVPLYSDVNLVIPNFIKPEEYSNFYVHSCVHEKLSHIQIGMLLQKGISELEGSKDREISHLEASSNPSVFCNHQNKHSKCNDLISNSSEVNFEQLAKAKKLGILKLSPVDEVEGEIIYFQKRLLGNAVARKHFTDNLISKVARHLPQEIDAARGKRWDEVLVSQYLCDVREAKKRGRKERRHKEAQAVLAAATAAAAASSRSSSFRKDAFDESACQEKYNTASVRAGISSLLMPRPKEMLSRVAIPRISLEKYSDFVQSVSGFSKDHPRSCDICRRFETILNHILVCSGCKVEVHLDCYRCGKESNGPWHCELCEELLSSRCSGAPVNFWDRANSAECGLCGGITGAFRKSTDGRWVHAFCAEWVFEPTFRRGQVNPVEGMETIAKEINICCVCRHRHGVCIKCSAGHCQTTFHPTCARSAGFYMNVKTLNGKMQHMAYCEKHSLEQKAKTGTQKHGEEEIKSMRQVRGQLERLRLLCERIVRREKIKRELVLCSHSMLACKRDQVAPSVLVSSPFFPTDVSSESATTSLKGNTDGYKSCGDAVQRSDDVTVDSTISVKHRIKVTLTMDTDQKTDDSSTSQNQFTPKPSERMPFAGKQIPQRPSASYNILEEGEWSSKSKMKHR, from the exons ATGACCGAAGGCCGATGCCACCGGCGAAAGAAGATGATGGGTAGGGGTCCTGACGGAGGTTGCGGCACTGGCGAGAGGTCTTGCCGTCCAATTTCTAGGGTTCCGGCATCCAATTCCCTCATGAAGGAGTCTGAAATACCTCAACCAAAAGTAAAGAAATCGAATCCACTCGAGGTTGATTTCTTCTCCCAAGCTCACAAGGTCTTAAGTGTGCGCTCGCCATTTGATGCTGCAGGGAATGCGTCTGGTTCTGGTGTTTCGAGTTTTCCAAGTGCGTCTACTTTGCCAAGCAGGTTGGCTAGTTTGTTGAGGCAATCAAATGGGAGTACAAAGAGACATAAAAGGTCTCATTCTGGAGCGGATAAGAAGTCTTCTTCGCGGGCAAGTGACGGGTCTAAAAGAGGGAATATTTGGGTTGAGACTGAAGATTACTTTAGGGAATTGACATTGCCTGATATTGATGATTTGTTTGAGTtatcttctttatttaattctttaggTTATAGTAAGTGTTTTTACATTCCATATATTGGAAATGAGAAAATTGAGAGAATCGAGACCATTGTGACAAATGTGAAAACTGGGGAAAATGTGAATGGGAAGTTTGAAGAAAGCGAGACTAATGAACAAACTGACACAAGGGCCAATGTGGAGAATGCAAATGGTAACTTTGAAATGGATTGTATGGGtggaaatggaaatggaaatggaCTCGTCTTGAAAGACGAAGTCAATCAAGAGGATGAGCAGTTAATGGAAATCGACGTTGTGACTCAAAGTGATGGAGCTGTGTGTTTTCCCCAGGAGAAAGCAAAGACGTGCTCTGTTTCTGATTTGTCTAGCAGTGTAGAGTGGCTTTTAGGTTGTAGAAATAGGGATATATTGACCTCTGAAAAGCCTTCCAAGAAGCGGAAACTTTTAGGCAGTGATGCAGGGTTGGAGAAGGTTTTGGTTGGTTGTCCTTGTGAAGGAAACTTGTCATTATGTGATTTTTGCTGCAAGAGCGAGATGGGTAATGATTCAAACCGGTTGATTGTTTGCTCTTCTTGCAAGGTTGCAGTTCATCTTAAGTGTTACGGTGTGCAAGGAGATGTAAACGAGTCGTGGTTGTGTTCCTGGTGCAGGCAGAAGAGTGATGGCAGTGATTTAGCGAAGCAGTCTTGTGTACTTTGTCCGAAGCAGGGTGGTGCTTTGAAACCTGTTGATGTAGACAATGGTAAGCCTGTTCTGGATTTTGTGCACTTGTTTTGTTCCCAGTGGACGCCTGAGGTCTATATAGAGGACTTAGCAAAGATGGAGCCAATTATGAATGTGAGTGGAATTAAGGAAACCCGAAGAAAATTAGTGTGTAATGTATGCAAGGTGAAGTGTGGTACCTGTGTTCGGTGCAGTCATG GAACTTGTAGAACTGCTTTCCATCCTATATGTGCAAGGGAAGCAAGACATAGGATGGAGGTCTGGGGGAAATATGGTACTGATAAT GTTGAATTACGAGCCTTTTGCTCAAAGCACACTGAACTCCCTAATGATAGGGATACCCATCAATTAGGAGAGGCTTTTGTGTCTGCCAGCCATGACTGCTCTGTTGCCAGCCATAATCCATCAATGTTGCAAATGGACAAACAGCGTAAGTTAAATATTGGCCAAAATGGAGACAAACTTGCAGTCCACACAGAAACTTCTGATACTAATTCTGGTAAACCTGGTGATGGTGAGTTATGGGAAATAGGATTGTTTGATTCCAGATCAAATGCTGAACCTTTGTCAGAATCTGGGGATGTGGACAAACTCATTGATATAGGGATATTTGAGAGAGGTGGCTATGAGGGTGCTAGCACCGACTCCCGAAATCTTTTGCTGATTTTGAAGAAG TTAATTGACCAAGGAAAAGTCAATGCTGAAGAGTTGGCAATGGAAATCGGCACGTCACCTGATTTGATAAATTCAACATTGGCT GAAGTTAATTTGGTCCCTGATTTTCAGTCCAAATTAGTCAAGTGGTTTCAGAATCATGTTTACGTGGCCAGTCAACGTAAATATTTGAAAGTTAAACTAAAATCCATGATTTTCCCAAAGGCTGAGATTGTAACAGCAGACCATTCTGATGGTATAACTATATCTGAGACTGATATTACAGATGCTGTTGCTGTTAAATCAGTTCCCCCTCGGAGAAGAACCAAAAGTAACATTAGAGTTTTGAGGGATAATGGAGTAATTTGCTCACACGAGGATTTTAGTGACAACAGTATGCTAATGGAAGATATGAAAGTTGTCAGTCAACTGAGAGGTGAAGAACCTGAAAAATCTAGTGAAGCATCCTTCCCTGATGTATCTGAAAAG ATCCCTGATGCGTTTCAAGACTCTTCAGTGGTGCATTTGCCTAAAAGTGAAG GCAGTTCAGATAATGTCTCAGGTGGGAGCCTTTCTGAAAAAATCAAGGCAGTTCATGCAGCTATTCCAGAGAAGAGCAATTCAATTAACACAGATGGGGGAGTTCCTCTTTATTCAGATGTTAATTTAGTCATCCCTaatttcat AAAACCAGAAGaatattctaatttttatgTCCATTCATGTGTCCATGAGAAGCTGTCACATATACAAATTGGAATGCTTTTACAGAAAGGAATTTCTGAACTTGAAG GTTCAAAAGACAGAGAAATCTCTCATTTGGAGGCCTCTTCCAATCCCAGTGTCTTCTGTAATCATCAGAATAAACACTCAAAATGCAATGACTTGATCTCTAATTCCAGTGAAGTAAATTTTGAGCAGTTGGCTAAGGCTAAGAAACTGGGAATTCTCAAACTGTCTCCGGTGGATGAAGTGGAAggagaaattatttattttcagaagAGGCTACTTGGCAATGCAGTTGCAAGGAAGCACTTCACTG ATAATTTAATATCTAAGGTTGCCAGGCATCTACCCCAGGAGATAGATGCAGCTAGGGGGAAAAGGTGGGATGAAGTGCTTGTTAGCCAATATCTTTGTGATGTTAGAGAAGCAAAGAAGCGGGGCAGGAAAGAAAGAAGGCACAAGGAAGCCCAGGCTGTTCTAGCTGCTGCaactgcagcagcagcagcttcttcTCGGTCTTCATCATTTAGGAAAGATGCCTTTGATGAATCTGCCTGTCAGGAG AAATATAACACTGCTAGTGTGAGGGCTGGCATTTCTTCTCTGTTGATGCCACGTCCAAAAGAAATGCTTTCAAGGGTGGCAATTCCAAGGATTTCATTAGAGAAGTACTCTGATTTTGTTCAGTCAGTTTCAGGTTTTTCTAAAGATCATCCTAGATCATGTGACATATGCAGACGATTTGAGACAATACTGAACCACATCCTAGTCTGCTCTGGCTGCAAG GTTGAGGTTCACTTGGATTGCTATCGTTGTGGGAAGGAATCTAATGGTCCATGGCATTGTGAATTATGTGAAGAATTATTGTCATCTAGATGCTCTGGAGCTCCTGTCAATTTCTGGGACAGGGCAAATAGTGCGGAATGTGGTTTATGTGGTGGTATTACTGGTGCTTTCAGGAAATCTACTGATGGTAGATGGGTTCATGCCTTTTGTGCAGAG tgGGTCTTTGAACCAACATTCAGAAGGGGACAAGTAAATCCTGTTGAAGGAATG GAAACGATTGCAAAGGAGATTAACATTTGTTGTGTCTGCCGTCATAGACATGGTGTCTGCATAAAA TGTAGCGCTGGTCACTGTCAGACCACATTTCATCCAACTTGTGCTAGAAGTGCGGGTTTTTACATGAATGTTAAGACACTTAATGGCAAGATGCAGCACATGGCATATTGTGAAAAGCATAGCTTGGAGCAGAAGGCAAAG ACTGGAACTCAAAAACATGGAGAAGAGGAGATAAAGAGCATGAGGCAAGTCAGG gGTCAACTGGAGAGATTGCGTCTTCTTTGTGAAAGAATTGTTAGACGTGAAAAAATAAAG CGGGAGTTGGTTCTATGCTCACACAGCATGCTTGCTTGCAAACGAGACCAAGTTGCTCCATCGGTGCTTGTTAGCAGTCCCTTTTTCCCTACAGATGTTAGTTCAGAATCAGCTACAACATCCCTCAAAGGGAATACAGATGGGTACAAGTCATGTGGTGATGCTGTCCAAAGGTCAGATGATGTCACAGTAGACAGCACCATTTCTGTCAAGCACAGAATTAAGGTGACTTTGACCATGGACACTGACCAAAAGACAGATGACagctccacatctcaaaaccaatTTACTCCAAAACCTTCAGAGAGGATGCCTTTTGCTGGGAAGCAAATACCTCAAAGACCTTCTGCATCTTATAATATTTTGGAAGAGGGAGAATGGAGCTCAAAATCAAAG ATGAAGCATCGATGA